The genome window TCAAGCTTTTCTTTCCAATACTATCTATTTTTTCAACGGATATAATATAGGATTTATGAACCCTGATAAATTTGTTTTCGGGAAGGATATCCTCCATCCTTCTAAAATTTTGAAGTACCATAAGGCGTTTCTCAGGAGTTACAATTCTCAGATAATCTTTCATCCCTTCTATATAAAGAATATCTTTAAAGTTTACCTTTTGTAATTTATAATCCGATTTTACAAAAATAAAATTCCCCTTTTTATCCGTATGCATTTCTGATTCCTTCAAACGAATCGTACTTCCGGATTCTTTCTCTAGTATAGTATATACCTTTTCAACTGATTTTATGAATCGGTCGAAGCTGATTGGTTTTAAAAGATAATCGGTTACATCAAGCTCATAGCCTTTTATGGCATACTGGTCATAAGCTGTGGTTAGTATAACTTTAGGCTTTATTTTTAAAGCCTCAAGCAACTGAATGCCCGTAAAATCATCCATTTGGATATCTAAAAATATTAAATCAACGTGATTCTTTTTTAGATAATCCAATGAATCAGCCCCATTATCAAATGATGCCAATAAATTTAAATATTGAATTTTATCAATATAGCCTTTCAATTTCTCAAGAGCTAAAGGCTCATCATCAATTGTAATACAATTAATTATCATCAACTTATAAGTTTTAAAACTACATGATACTTTTCATCATCATTTTTGATATTTAATTCATGCTTGTCCTTGTATAACAATTCAAGACGGCGCTTAATATTTTGCAACCCAATGCCACCTGTCTTGTCTTTCGAAACCACTGCATCTTTGACAAACGAATTAATGACTTCAAAAGTAATGGTATTTTCTTTAATTTCAACATTGATCAAAATTCCGGGCTTACTTTTCTGTTTACTACCATGTTTGTATGCATTTTCTACAAAAGGCACAAAAAGCATTGGAGGGATCATTTTGCCAACCTGATCTCCCTTCACTTTGAATTGGGTATGACCGGAGTTTTTCAGTCTTAACTGTTGCAGAGAGATAAAACTTTGAATATAATCGAGTTCCTTCTCAAGCGGCACCAAATCGGCATTTGAATCATAAAGCATGTATCTCATGATCTCAGAAAGCTTGATAATAGAATTTGAAGCTCGCTCCGGATTTTGTGGAATCAGTGTGTCAATATTATTTAAGGTATTGAATAAAAAATGTGGATTAATTTGAGATCTTAAAAGCGCCAATTCACTTATTAAGGATTGATTTTGCAATTCTGATTTTTCCTGTTGAGAAGCATACCATGCCTTAAGCAATTTTATTGCTATTGCGGAGATTGTCACTGAATAAACAGAGAAAAAGAGAGACAATATTGTATTTCTATTGAAAAAATTAAAAGCTTCTATTTTATCCGGTGAAACACGCATTGGTAACTGAACATAATAATAGATCAAATACTCACAATACAATATTGGAATGGTGGTTAAAATGAAGTACAGAAAAAATTTAAAATATTTTTGTCGTAATAAGAATTTTGGCAATAAGAAATATAATGAGAAATATGTAGCCATCATATCGAATGGAATCGAAGCAAAATAACCTATAAACCTAAGCAGGTAAGCCTCATCAAATCTTCCACGATAAAAAGTATGGTAAAGCAAAACAGCTATCCAAAAAAGTAAGTGCCAACGTAATCGCAGCCAATTGATTGATAGATTCCAATTTTTCAAAACAGTATATCTTAAAAGTGATTTATTTAATATGCAAAATAACTAAATTATTAAGTATTAACATTCAAATTACAATTTTCTCGACACTTTTGATGATTTATTTGATCAACCCTTACATATTCCCAACTTAACCTTACGAAACATTACAGTACCATAAAAAATATTCATCAATTTATATTGAGCTACTATTTTACTTATAATGATTAAATCAGTATATTAGCGCCATTAAATTTAATACATGATATCGATCAACATAGAAAAGGGTAGACTTTATCAAAGACAGGAGTTGTTAAACTTAGGGTTTATTGAAAGTAAAATTCAGTCTCCGACATACATAATATTCAGAAAGTCAGATAAATATTACTTATTTAAGGAAACATTTAGTAATCGACTAGTATTGGATTATGTAGGGTATTAATATTCAACTATTCTTTAAGTTCCAAAATATTTTCGCAATATTTAACAAGATTAAATATCTGTTCATAAATATTTGGATAAACAGATTTCATTGAGTTTGACAACTCATATCCAAATTCCTCAAACTCATTTATATTAATAGTGACCACTTGAATATCTTCCGTTAACTCCGCTGAAAAAATCCTGCCTAATTCGATTAATTGCTGTAACGTAAGATCGTGGGAATTGAACAAATGCAATGAATTATTAAAA of Bacteroidota bacterium contains these proteins:
- a CDS encoding histidine kinase, which produces MKNWNLSINWLRLRWHLLFWIAVLLYHTFYRGRFDEAYLLRFIGYFASIPFDMMATYFSLYFLLPKFLLRQKYFKFFLYFILTTIPILYCEYLIYYYVQLPMRVSPDKIEAFNFFNRNTILSLFFSVYSVTISAIAIKLLKAWYASQQEKSELQNQSLISELALLRSQINPHFLFNTLNNIDTLIPQNPERASNSIIKLSEIMRYMLYDSNADLVPLEKELDYIQSFISLQQLRLKNSGHTQFKVKGDQVGKMIPPMLFVPFVENAYKHGSKQKSKPGILINVEIKENTITFEVINSFVKDAVVSKDKTGGIGLQNIKRRLELLYKDKHELNIKNDDEKYHVVLKLIS
- a CDS encoding LytTR family DNA-binding domain-containing protein produces the protein MIINCITIDDEPLALEKLKGYIDKIQYLNLLASFDNGADSLDYLKKNHVDLIFLDIQMDDFTGIQLLEALKIKPKVILTTAYDQYAIKGYELDVTDYLLKPISFDRFIKSVEKVYTILEKESGSTIRLKESEMHTDKKGNFIFVKSDYKLQKVNFKDILYIEGMKDYLRIVTPEKRLMVLQNFRRMEDILPENKFIRVHKSYIISVEKIDSIGKKSLKVGEMNIPIGESYKKAFFDFLEEHNLL
- a CDS encoding hydrogenase maturation protease; the encoded protein is MIIGFGSEILTDDGIALKIVKDLKLNLDNNLFDFREVNLISLETLNLLIDYKNIVFIDAVKNKTESLGEVNYYRLNNFNNSLHLFNSHDLTLQQLIELGRIFSAELTEDIQVVTININEFEEFGYELSNSMKSVYPNIYEQIFNLVKYCENILELKE